A region of Allocoleopsis franciscana PCC 7113 DNA encodes the following proteins:
- a CDS encoding EAL domain-containing protein, which translates to MAMAQDITEQKRLLEELRREKEDLSALITVTTNGISTLHLDELLEVLLGRIVEVMRADAAVLLLKQNNQLYVRSSLGIDAESRLNYVISIGEGFAGTIAATRQPLYIEDAQTDSHLFALKPGNIHSILGVPLQRQGELVGVLHVDWQSIHPQSARELHLLEITAERCTMAILNAQLYERTKQLQERLQLQINQMPIACIISDHQLCVTDWNPAAQKIFGFSQQEALGKKLCELIAPVAVRPHLETSFRQLVAGEKTVHSVNENLTQEGRTIICEWYHTPLKESDGAVVGMLSMAQDITERQQAEQELRKKDEQYRTLARNFPNGAVFLFDRNLRYILAEGSELSALGLSSELVEGKMFRETFEPEICNLLEPVYHQALAGITTTLEVPYANRVYLLQVLPVTNRSGEILAGMAVAQDITERKHTEAQLWRYAYYDALTGLPNRALFSKRLGERIEAAKQHNTGLFAVLLLKLEHFEMVKYSLGHNMADQLIIATARRLEAHLQPSATLARVGTDEFAILLTELQNHDEATDRADCIHRLLILPFDLQGREVFSTSSIGIALGGTDEFPCIVSLPEFFPNLSPEIPPPSSSSQELTCSERPEDFLRAADTARHHAKVQAHVSHAVFNPAMHEQAVARFQLETDLRRAIERQPFQVYYQPIISLAMGKITGFEALVRWIHPTRGMVSPMEFIPLAEETGLISFIDWWVLREACTQLRIWQQAFAKDSASLTMSVNFSGLHLVQLGLLERLDQVLRETGVEGCNLKLEITESGLLKNATSGTEILQELKTLGVKLSIDDFGTGYSSLARLHQLPIDTLKIDRSFVSRMGNEGESLEIIRAIMMLAHSLEMDVIAEGVETQEQLSRLRSLNCEYGQGYFFSRPVDSQRAEELLAAQLQW; encoded by the coding sequence ATGGCAATGGCGCAGGACATCACCGAACAGAAACGGCTTCTTGAAGAACTTAGACGAGAAAAAGAAGATTTATCCGCACTCATTACCGTCACAACCAATGGCATTAGCACGTTGCATTTAGACGAATTATTGGAAGTGCTCCTTGGGCGCATTGTAGAAGTGATGCGTGCCGATGCGGCTGTCCTTCTTTTGAAACAAAATAACCAACTCTATGTCCGATCCAGTCTAGGGATAGATGCAGAATCTCGCTTAAATTATGTTATATCCATTGGCGAAGGATTTGCGGGTACAATCGCGGCAACTAGGCAGCCGCTTTACATTGAAGATGCTCAAACCGACTCGCATCTTTTCGCCCTCAAACCGGGCAACATCCATTCGATTCTGGGTGTCCCACTGCAACGCCAGGGCGAATTAGTCGGTGTCCTGCATGTGGATTGGCAGAGTATTCATCCCCAAAGCGCTCGCGAACTTCACCTGTTGGAAATTACTGCCGAACGCTGTACAATGGCGATTCTCAATGCTCAGTTGTATGAACGAACCAAACAGCTCCAAGAACGCCTCCAACTGCAAATTAACCAGATGCCGATCGCTTGTATAATTAGCGATCACCAATTGTGCGTCACCGACTGGAATCCCGCTGCTCAAAAAATCTTTGGCTTTAGTCAACAAGAGGCACTGGGGAAAAAATTGTGTGAGTTAATCGCTCCCGTTGCCGTTCGTCCGCATCTAGAAACGAGTTTTCGACAACTGGTGGCGGGGGAGAAGACGGTACACAGCGTCAACGAAAACTTAACTCAAGAGGGACGTACCATCATTTGTGAATGGTATCACACGCCCCTCAAGGAATCTGATGGCGCGGTCGTTGGTATGCTCTCCATGGCGCAAGACATCACGGAGCGCCAGCAGGCTGAGCAAGAGTTGCGGAAAAAGGATGAGCAATACCGAACTTTAGCTCGAAATTTTCCCAATGGTGCTGTGTTTTTATTTGACCGTAACTTACGCTACATTCTTGCCGAAGGATCGGAACTCTCAGCTCTCGGACTCTCCAGCGAGTTGGTTGAAGGAAAAATGTTTCGAGAAACCTTTGAACCAGAAATCTGTAATCTGTTGGAGCCAGTTTATCATCAGGCACTCGCGGGAATAACCACAACCTTGGAAGTCCCCTATGCCAACCGGGTATACCTGTTGCAAGTCCTTCCCGTAACTAATCGTTCCGGAGAAATCTTGGCGGGCATGGCTGTTGCTCAGGATATAACGGAGCGCAAGCATACCGAAGCCCAATTGTGGCGCTATGCCTATTACGATGCGTTAACCGGCTTACCCAACCGGGCTTTATTTTCCAAGCGTTTAGGAGAGCGAATCGAAGCGGCCAAACAGCATAACACGGGTTTATTTGCCGTTCTGCTGCTCAAGCTAGAACACTTTGAGATGGTGAAATATAGCCTGGGGCACAACATGGCAGATCAATTAATTATTGCCACTGCTCGACGACTAGAGGCGCATCTGCAACCGAGCGCAACACTGGCACGAGTGGGGACAGATGAGTTTGCCATTCTCCTAACGGAACTGCAAAATCATGATGAAGCGACCGATCGAGCCGATTGCATTCACCGACTTTTGATCTTACCGTTCGACCTCCAAGGACGTGAGGTGTTTTCTACCTCCAGCATTGGAATTGCTTTGGGTGGGACAGACGAATTCCCCTGTATCGTTTCTCTGCCGGAGTTTTTTCCCAACTTATCCCCAGAAATTCCCCCTCCATCTTCATCGTCTCAGGAACTTACCTGTTCTGAACGACCCGAAGATTTTTTACGGGCGGCTGATACCGCAAGGCATCATGCCAAAGTTCAGGCCCATGTGAGTCATGCTGTTTTTAATCCTGCCATGCACGAGCAAGCAGTGGCACGCTTTCAGTTAGAAACAGACTTACGACGTGCGATCGAACGCCAGCCATTTCAGGTTTACTATCAACCCATCATCTCTTTGGCAATGGGTAAGATCACAGGTTTTGAAGCCCTAGTGCGCTGGATTCATCCCACACGAGGCATGGTATCACCAATGGAGTTTATTCCCCTCGCTGAAGAAACGGGATTAATCAGTTTCATCGATTGGTGGGTATTGCGAGAAGCTTGCACTCAGTTAAGGATTTGGCAACAGGCATTTGCGAAAGATTCAGCCTCTTTAACAATGAGCGTCAATTTTTCTGGCTTGCATCTAGTACAGTTGGGTTTATTGGAACGTCTTGATCAAGTTCTGCGAGAAACGGGTGTCGAAGGATGCAATTTGAAGTTAGAGATTACAGAAAGCGGTTTACTGAAAAATGCTACCTCTGGAACTGAAATTCTACAGGAGCTAAAAACCTTGGGAGTCAAGCTCTCAATTGATGACTTTGGTACTGGCTATTCATCTTTAGCTCGTTTGCATCAGTTACCCATTGATACGTTAAAGATTGACCGTTCTTTTGTCAGTCGGATGGGCAATGAGGGGGAGAGTTTAGAAATTATCCGAGCTATTATGATGTTGGCTCATAGTTTAGAAATGGATGTAATTGCTGAGGGAGTGGAAACCCAAGAGCAGCTATCACGGTTGCGATCGCTTAATTGTGAATATGGGCAAGGGTATTTCTTCTCTAGACCGGTGGATAGTCAGCGAGCTGAAGAGTTGTTAGCCGCTCAGTTACAGTGGTAG
- a CDS encoding two-partner secretion domain-containing protein, translating to MAIYLGRWGWGLGLAGVLLWGEANLFGSPTLAQITPDATLGAESSVVTPNVNVREFPADRIEGGAVRGTNLFHSFQEFNVGNGQRVYFANPTGIENILSRVTGNNLSNILGTLGVDGGANLFLLNPNGIIFGSNAQLDIAGSFVASTANSVVFDNGFEFSANNPESPPLLTVNVPLGVQYGTNQSRTTITNTGNLAAGQNLTLDAGNLDLQGQLQAGNNLTLQAQDTVKIRDSITNPFVAAAGEQLLVQGNQIVDIFALNHPNSGLYSGGDMVLRSPDAVMGDAHYWSGGNFRIEKLDGSLGDLESPDDPIIRASGDVNFANYIGASLHIFAGGSVTINDVTITGADLTGNAIVEPNVILSNGTTQDIDGINQPTLDIRAGTTAFNPIGNIGVPLPAGLTTTATPTSANITIGNIDVTVPNGLVFLTNQYQPNTTLPGGNIQVTTIDTRSNIDNGGNVIIDSRGNITLPGNGFINTSSSANNAGNVTLIANGSFSSTGGDIGSTISSRVGAKGGDINIQAESLFLSNASVVENSVSSGGIGNAGNVNINVRNSVTLTQTNYGANPTLISSEVGSGAVGNGGKINIRAGSLLIEGTAGVQVPSEGRGNAGNVFVQVDDSVSLIDGGIIYSPVSTGGQGNAGTIQIFAPNSVTISGVNPDRGRNGGVSSGLFTSTATRTSGQAGGITVNTGVLRVQNGAVVNASTSNSSDGGTVGINANSLELTGGGQILAVTRGSGSAGTVSLNIADTVTISGSDPNFLSRLTRFGRDVVTNEDAASGIYTDASLGSTGNGGNLDMLTRQLNVSDGGQILTSSFGTGNAGELSITATDSINVVNPNSRIITSSFGSTGNGGKLSISTSQLNVSDAAEVATNSFGAGKAGDLSITNADTVTVSNQGLLSTGSLGSGNGGTLSISTRQLDVINSGLDGGISTIAIGTGNSGNLSIVATESMNVVGGSNVITSSDKGTGIAGSIDITTNRLSIRDGSRVVSSTIGAGDAGDVTIRATDSVEVVNLSKLSSDTFGNGNAGDLNIETGKLSIQNAEVSTGTFENSTGRGGNLSINASNVELIGGSIATATRGQGEGGDIRLQANSLNLSNQGTITSSSEGKGNAGNAGDIFINLSDRLTSNRGIIAATSAQTGGGDINITADDIRLRDSSVISSSVFDSNGGGGNITIKSTIFLALDDSDILANADAGPGGSITINSPGFVANLFARGQAVAVGRNPGDLSRFRNNGQVDISDDFARFAGNNRTDISTASVSNTSGPATFPNVEQIRAVASLPSDLVDPEDLIDRRCAPSSSTKTSRFTITGRGGLPPNPNDPLMYQDELVDWVTLENPEETSSSKASNTNSTPSHPQQLVEAQGWVIGEDGKVMLTASASTATPGNSGLGYPSCEENQATTD from the coding sequence ATGGCAATTTATCTGGGGCGTTGGGGTTGGGGATTAGGGTTAGCAGGAGTTTTATTATGGGGTGAAGCAAACTTATTCGGAAGTCCGACTTTAGCTCAGATTACACCCGATGCTACTTTAGGAGCAGAAAGTTCTGTTGTTACACCTAACGTTAATGTTAGGGAATTTCCTGCTGATCGCATTGAGGGTGGAGCAGTTCGAGGAACTAATTTATTCCACAGTTTTCAGGAATTCAATGTTGGGAATGGGCAGCGAGTTTACTTTGCTAATCCTACAGGAATTGAGAATATTCTGAGTCGGGTGACGGGTAATAACCTCTCGAATATTCTGGGAACGTTGGGGGTGGATGGGGGAGCAAATCTATTTTTGCTTAATCCTAATGGCATTATCTTTGGTTCAAATGCTCAATTGGATATTGCGGGTTCGTTTGTAGCAAGTACGGCGAACAGTGTAGTGTTTGATAATGGCTTTGAGTTTAGTGCCAATAACCCAGAATCACCGCCACTATTAACAGTCAATGTTCCCCTTGGGGTGCAGTATGGCACCAATCAATCCAGAACCACTATTACTAATACTGGGAATTTAGCAGCAGGGCAAAATTTAACTTTAGATGCTGGAAATCTTGATTTACAGGGTCAACTTCAGGCTGGCAATAATTTAACGTTGCAAGCACAAGATACAGTCAAAATCAGGGATAGTATCACTAATCCTTTTGTTGCTGCTGCTGGGGAGCAATTACTGGTTCAGGGTAATCAAATTGTTGATATTTTTGCGTTGAATCATCCCAATAGTGGGTTGTATTCGGGTGGGGATATGGTGTTAAGGTCACCTGATGCTGTGATGGGTGATGCTCACTATTGGAGTGGTGGGAATTTTAGAATTGAGAAGTTGGATGGAAGTTTAGGGGATTTAGAAAGTCCTGATGACCCGATCATTCGTGCTAGTGGGGATGTTAATTTTGCCAATTATATCGGAGCTTCACTACATATTTTTGCAGGGGGTTCAGTCACTATTAATGATGTGACGATTACAGGTGCAGACTTAACAGGAAACGCAATTGTAGAACCGAACGTGATTTTGTCAAATGGTACAACTCAGGATATCGATGGCATTAATCAACCGACTCTTGATATCCGAGCCGGAACTACTGCATTTAATCCTATAGGAAATATAGGTGTACCTCTTCCCGCAGGACTTACTACTACTGCGACTCCAACAAGTGCCAATATTACCATAGGCAATATAGATGTAACGGTTCCTAATGGTCTTGTTTTTCTCACCAATCAGTACCAACCCAACACAACATTGCCTGGTGGAAACATTCAAGTTACAACAATCGATACTCGTAGCAATATTGATAACGGTGGGAATGTCATTATCGACTCTCGCGGTAACATTACACTCCCTGGTAATGGTTTCATCAATACGTCTTCTTCTGCTAACAATGCTGGTAACGTCACTCTAATTGCTAATGGCTCATTTTCCTCTACAGGTGGCGATATTGGCAGCACCATTAGCTCAAGGGTTGGGGCTAAGGGAGGTGACATCAACATTCAAGCGGAGTCACTTTTCCTATCAAACGCTTCTGTTGTGGAAAATTCTGTGAGTTCTGGCGGGATAGGAAATGCTGGCAACGTGAATATTAATGTCCGCAACAGTGTTACCCTTACTCAAACCAATTACGGAGCAAACCCCACTTTAATTTCGAGTGAAGTAGGTTCTGGGGCAGTGGGTAATGGGGGCAAGATTAATATACGAGCTGGGTCACTTTTGATCGAGGGTACAGCGGGAGTGCAAGTTCCGAGTGAGGGGCGAGGAAATGCTGGAAACGTCTTTGTGCAGGTTGATGATTCCGTATCTCTCATAGATGGCGGGATTATTTATAGTCCTGTATCAACAGGAGGTCAAGGAAACGCTGGAACTATTCAGATTTTTGCCCCTAATTCTGTAACTATATCTGGAGTTAATCCAGATAGAGGACGGAATGGAGGCGTTTCTAGCGGCTTGTTTACTAGTACAGCGACACGTACAAGCGGTCAAGCCGGAGGTATTACTGTCAACACAGGTGTCCTGAGAGTGCAAAATGGTGCAGTTGTGAACGCTTCAACCTCAAATTCTAGTGATGGCGGTACTGTTGGTATTAATGCCAATAGCTTAGAACTAACAGGTGGTGGACAAATTCTTGCAGTTACTCGTGGTAGTGGTAGTGCGGGTACTGTCAGCCTCAATATCGCTGATACTGTCACCATTTCTGGCAGTGACCCCAACTTTTTGAGCCGCTTAACCCGATTTGGTCGCGATGTAGTCACAAATGAAGATGCTGCTAGTGGAATATATACCGATGCTTCTCTTGGCTCTACAGGGAACGGAGGCAACCTAGATATGCTCACAAGACAGCTAAATGTTAGTGATGGCGGACAAATTCTCACCTCTTCCTTTGGAACAGGGAATGCTGGAGAATTATCCATCACTGCCACAGATTCTATAAATGTGGTTAACCCCAATAGCCGTATCATTACATCTTCTTTTGGCTCTACAGGAAACGGAGGCAAGCTATCTATTAGTACAAGTCAGTTGAATGTCAGCGATGCGGCAGAAGTTGCCACTAATTCGTTTGGCGCAGGCAAAGCTGGAGACTTATCAATCACTAATGCAGATACCGTAACTGTAAGTAACCAAGGACTTTTATCTACAGGCTCACTCGGTTCAGGAAATGGCGGCACCCTATCGATAAGCACAAGACAATTAGATGTAATCAATAGCGGTCTTGATGGAGGAATTTCCACTATCGCTATAGGTACTGGAAATTCAGGAAACTTATCAATTGTCGCCACAGAATCTATGAATGTGGTGGGTGGAAGCAACGTGATTACTTCCTCTGATAAAGGTACAGGCATTGCTGGTTCTATTGACATTACAACCAACAGATTAAGTATTCGGGATGGGTCTAGGGTTGTTAGCAGTACTATTGGCGCTGGTGATGCTGGTGATGTTACGATTCGGGCGACTGATTCCGTTGAAGTTGTTAATCTTAGTAAACTTTCTTCCGATACATTTGGTAATGGCAACGCTGGTGATTTAAATATTGAAACCGGAAAGCTATCAATTCAGAATGCAGAAGTCTCCACTGGTACTTTTGAAAATAGTACAGGTCGGGGAGGAAACTTATCTATAAATGCCTCTAATGTAGAACTCATTGGAGGTAGCATAGCGACTGCAACACGGGGTCAGGGCGAGGGCGGAGACATTCGGTTGCAGGCGAACTCCCTCAACCTTAGCAATCAGGGAACTATCACCAGCAGCAGCGAGGGCAAGGGAAATGCGGGTAATGCCGGAGATATTTTTATTAATCTCAGCGATCGCTTAACATCAAATCGTGGCATCATTGCTGCCACCTCTGCTCAAACTGGGGGTGGTGACATTAATATTACTGCTGACGATATCCGTCTTCGTGATAGCAGCGTCATCAGTAGTAGTGTCTTTGATAGCAATGGTGGCGGCGGCAATATTACAATTAAGTCCACCATCTTCCTGGCTTTAGATGATAGCGACATTCTGGCAAATGCAGATGCTGGGCCAGGAGGCAGTATCACGATTAACTCCCCCGGATTTGTGGCTAACCTATTTGCTAGAGGTCAAGCCGTAGCGGTAGGACGTAATCCAGGTGATTTATCTCGGTTTCGGAATAACGGTCAGGTTGATATTTCGGATGACTTTGCTAGATTTGCTGGTAACAATCGGACTGATATCTCTACCGCCTCGGTAAGTAACACTAGTGGCCCAGCCACTTTCCCCAATGTTGAGCAGATACGGGCTGTAGCTTCATTACCGTCTGATTTGGTCGATCCAGAAGACTTAATTGACCGCCGATGTGCTCCGAGTAGCAGTACCAAGACAAGCCGCTTTACGATTACAGGACGTGGTGGTTTGCCCCCCAATCCTAATGACCCCTTAATGTATCAAGACGAGTTGGTTGATTGGGTTACCCTTGAAAACCCGGAAGAAACTTCTAGTAGCAAAGCTTCTAATACTAATTCCACTCCTTCTCATCCCCAGCAACTTGTGGAAGCACAAGGCTGGGTGATTGGTGAAGATGGTAAGGTAATGCTGACGGCTTCTGCATCCACCGCCACGCCGGGGAATTCTGGGTTAGGATACCCGTCTTGTGAGGAGAACCAAGCGACTACCGATTAA
- a CDS encoding aldehyde dehydrogenase produces MEAFKDRKMLTQVPVKDIIRQQREFFATGKTKDVAWRIEQLKRLKQAVIDYQEAIVKAVKADLGRPDFEAYFEITTIAEINYAIKHVKSWAKPKKVSTGIEQFPASAQVYPEPLGVVLIISPWNYPFQLMISPLTGAIAAGNCAVLKPSEMAANTSKVIADLIQNTFDPAYIAVVEGGVETSQQLLEEKFDHIFFTGGTAIGKIVMQAAAKHLTPVTLELGGKSPCIVDADVDLKHAAKRITWGKYLNAGQTCIAPDYLLVDRRIKSDLLTEIQKCAAEFYGDDPSQSPDYGRLISHRHFERLAPLLKDGEIVMGGQTKPEEKYIAPTLIDGVSWDSPVMQEEIFGPILPVIEYTDLKEAIAQINAQPKPLALYIFSKDKQKQQQVLQETSSGGVCINDTVMHVGISTLPFGGVGDSGIGSYHGKASFDTFSHYKSVLKKGLWFDQNWRYPPYKGKLSLLKRIIG; encoded by the coding sequence ATTGAGGCATTCAAGGACAGGAAAATGCTGACTCAAGTCCCAGTAAAAGACATCATCCGCCAGCAACGCGAATTTTTTGCTACGGGCAAAACGAAGGATGTGGCATGGCGCATCGAACAGCTCAAACGTCTCAAACAAGCGGTCATTGATTATCAAGAAGCAATCGTCAAGGCCGTCAAAGCTGACTTGGGGCGACCGGATTTTGAAGCGTATTTTGAGATTACCACGATCGCAGAAATTAACTATGCCATCAAACATGTTAAATCGTGGGCTAAACCCAAGAAAGTCTCGACTGGCATCGAGCAATTTCCTGCCTCTGCTCAAGTTTATCCCGAACCCTTGGGTGTGGTTCTGATTATCTCCCCTTGGAATTACCCATTCCAGTTGATGATTTCTCCTTTAACCGGAGCCATTGCCGCTGGGAACTGTGCTGTCCTCAAGCCCTCTGAGATGGCGGCCAATACCTCTAAAGTGATTGCTGATCTGATCCAAAATACCTTTGACCCAGCTTATATTGCCGTTGTGGAAGGTGGCGTTGAGACCAGTCAACAACTTTTAGAGGAGAAATTCGATCATATCTTTTTCACGGGTGGGACGGCGATCGGCAAAATTGTGATGCAGGCAGCGGCGAAACATCTTACCCCTGTAACCTTGGAATTAGGGGGGAAAAGTCCTTGTATTGTGGATGCGGATGTTGACCTCAAACATGCGGCAAAACGCATCACTTGGGGCAAATACCTGAATGCGGGTCAAACCTGTATTGCTCCAGACTATCTGTTAGTGGATCGCCGGATCAAATCCGACCTATTGACAGAAATTCAAAAATGTGCAGCAGAGTTTTATGGAGATGACCCGTCTCAAAGCCCCGACTACGGTCGGCTGATTAGCCACAGACATTTTGAGCGACTTGCACCCCTATTAAAGGATGGGGAAATCGTCATGGGCGGACAAACCAAGCCAGAGGAAAAGTATATCGCTCCAACGTTGATTGATGGGGTTTCCTGGGACTCGCCCGTGATGCAAGAAGAAATTTTTGGCCCCATTCTACCTGTGATTGAGTATACAGACTTGAAGGAGGCGATCGCACAAATTAATGCTCAACCAAAGCCCTTAGCCCTCTATATCTTCTCCAAAGACAAACAAAAGCAGCAGCAAGTGTTGCAGGAAACTTCCTCTGGCGGCGTTTGTATCAACGACACCGTGATGCACGTCGGCATCTCAACCCTGCCATTCGGGGGTGTTGGGGATAGCGGCATCGGTAGTTATCACGGGAAAGCCAGTTTTGATACCTTTTCTCATTACAAAAGTGTGTTAAAGAAAGGGCTTTGGTTCGATCAAAATTGGCGGTATCCCCCTTACAAAGGTAAGCTGTCTCTGCTCAAGCGAATTATTGGTTAA
- the coaE gene encoding dephospho-CoA kinase (Dephospho-CoA kinase (CoaE) performs the final step in coenzyme A biosynthesis.), with protein sequence MKRIIGLTGGISTGKTTISNYLAQRYQLPVLDADIYAREAVQPGSPILSEIFQRYGVAVKLPDGTLNRKGLGEIIFNHPDEKQWLEQQIHPYVRDRIQSELDSLIAPTVVLVIPLLFEAEMTDLVTEIWVVSCSPEQQLQRIMERDRVSVEQAQARINNQLPIEEKMAHADVVFDNSSTLEALLKQVDKLGFL encoded by the coding sequence TTGAAACGCATTATTGGCCTGACCGGTGGCATTAGCACTGGGAAAACAACTATCTCTAATTACCTGGCACAGCGCTATCAGCTTCCCGTTTTAGATGCAGATATCTATGCCAGGGAAGCAGTACAACCGGGTTCCCCCATCCTCAGCGAAATTTTTCAACGCTACGGTGTTGCTGTCAAGTTACCCGATGGCACGCTCAACCGCAAAGGGTTGGGTGAGATAATTTTTAATCACCCCGATGAAAAGCAGTGGTTAGAGCAACAGATTCATCCTTATGTGCGCGATCGCATCCAATCAGAACTCGATAGTTTAATCGCTCCCACGGTTGTTTTAGTCATACCGTTATTATTTGAAGCCGAGATGACTGACTTGGTCACTGAAATTTGGGTGGTTAGCTGTTCCCCTGAACAACAGTTACAACGGATAATGGAACGCGATCGCGTCTCTGTCGAACAAGCTCAAGCCCGGATCAATAACCAACTTCCCATAGAAGAAAAAATGGCTCATGCTGATGTTGTATTCGATAATTCCTCTACCCTAGAAGCTCTGCTTAAACAGGTCGATAAACTAGGATTCCTATGA
- a CDS encoding Uma2 family endonuclease: MIAQPETKQYTIDEYLELEIASEIRSEYCNGEIIPMTGGTPNHNDIAGNLYILLKSALKGKDYRTFYADQRLWVPSVSLYTYPDVMVLPKPLELQTGRKDTVLNPCFITEVLSKSTQNYDRGEKFVAYRTIPTFQEYLLIDQYRTHVEHHVKTAAHQWLFSEYDDPTVTLSFSTFELQIQIAELYENIDFSNV; this comes from the coding sequence ATGATTGCTCAACCTGAGACCAAACAGTACACCATAGATGAGTATTTAGAACTTGAAATCGCCTCAGAAATACGCAGCGAATATTGCAATGGAGAAATCATTCCAATGACTGGTGGAACACCCAACCACAACGATATTGCTGGGAATTTGTATATTTTGCTTAAATCTGCCCTAAAAGGGAAAGACTACCGGACTTTCTATGCCGATCAACGACTTTGGGTTCCCAGTGTAAGCCTATATACCTATCCCGATGTGATGGTTCTGCCCAAACCCTTAGAACTTCAAACCGGACGCAAAGATACTGTCCTAAACCCTTGCTTTATCACTGAAGTGTTGTCTAAGTCCACCCAAAACTACGATCGCGGCGAGAAATTTGTTGCCTATCGCACAATTCCCACCTTCCAAGAATATTTACTGATTGATCAATACCGTACACACGTTGAGCATCATGTCAAAACAGCCGCTCATCAGTGGCTATTTTCAGAATACGACGACCCAACGGTTACCCTTTCTTTTAGTACCTTTGAGTTGCAAATTCAAATTGCAGAACTTTACGAAAATATTGATTTTTCAAACGTTTGA
- a CDS encoding aminotransferase class V-fold PLP-dependent enzyme — translation MTGIYPAPTQLEHHRQQFPALANKAYFNFGGQGTLPQASLAAIQKVYEYIQLHGPFCAGVNTWITEESNKTRLAIASELGAPVESITLTEDVTVGCNIPMWGIDWQAGDHLLLTDCEHPGVIAIAQELARRFNIEVSTCPILETLNQGDPTTVIAQHLRPRTRLVVLSHLLWNTGQVLPVREIVDACRNYSTGSHIIRVLVDAAQSVGSLPLNLTELGADFYAFTGHKWWCGPEGLGGLYIRPDAFDSIRPTFIGWRGIVSDETGKPLGWKLNGQRFEVATSAYPLYAGLRAAIATHQQWGTAQERYEQICQGSEYLWQRLSELESVRCLCISPPQAGLVSFVLTNGRSHQKLVQFLEQKGFMLRTILDPNCVRACVHYFTLREEIDQLVEVIKDSGL, via the coding sequence ATGACTGGCATCTACCCTGCGCCAACGCAACTTGAACACCATCGACAGCAATTTCCGGCTTTAGCCAATAAAGCCTATTTTAACTTTGGGGGTCAAGGCACACTGCCCCAAGCCTCGCTAGCCGCTATCCAAAAGGTTTATGAATATATCCAGCTACATGGGCCATTCTGTGCTGGCGTGAATACCTGGATTACGGAAGAAAGCAACAAAACCCGATTGGCGATCGCATCAGAATTAGGCGCACCTGTAGAATCGATTACACTCACCGAAGATGTGACTGTGGGTTGCAATATCCCTATGTGGGGGATTGATTGGCAAGCGGGCGACCACTTACTGCTGACGGATTGTGAACATCCTGGTGTTATCGCGATCGCCCAAGAACTCGCTCGTCGGTTTAATATCGAAGTCTCCACCTGTCCCATCCTGGAAACCCTCAATCAGGGAGACCCCACAACCGTTATTGCACAACATCTAAGACCCCGGACTCGCTTGGTTGTGCTGAGTCATCTTTTGTGGAATACGGGTCAAGTGTTACCCGTTAGGGAGATTGTTGATGCCTGCCGAAATTATTCTACAGGTTCTCATATCATCCGAGTTTTGGTCGATGCGGCGCAGTCAGTGGGTTCTCTGCCTTTAAACTTAACTGAATTGGGGGCAGACTTTTATGCCTTTACAGGTCACAAGTGGTGGTGTGGGCCTGAAGGTTTGGGTGGTCTTTACATCCGACCCGATGCCTTCGACAGTATTCGCCCAACCTTCATCGGTTGGCGGGGAATTGTGAGTGATGAAACCGGTAAACCCTTAGGCTGGAAACTGAATGGACAGAGGTTTGAAGTGGCAACATCAGCTTACCCGTTGTATGCAGGATTGCGTGCTGCGATCGCCACTCATCAGCAATGGGGAACCGCTCAAGAACGGTATGAGCAAATTTGTCAAGGTAGTGAGTATCTTTGGCAACGTTTATCTGAGTTAGAATCTGTTCGTTGCCTATGTATCTCACCGCCACAAGCGGGTCTGGTTTCGTTTGTATTGACGAACGGACGTTCTCACCAAAAATTAGTACAATTTCTCGAACAAAAGGGGTTCATGCTCCGAACCATTCTCGACCCAAACTGTGTCCGCGCCTGTGTTCACTACTTCACTCTACGGGAAGAAATTGACCAGTTAGTTGAAGTGATTAAAGATTCTGGACTTTAG